One Spinacia oleracea cultivar Varoflay chromosome 4, BTI_SOV_V1, whole genome shotgun sequence DNA segment encodes these proteins:
- the LOC110779564 gene encoding probable protein S-acyltransferase 17 has protein sequence MQWALVCHGIITLLVVISFLCGQWPIFQGTFIEHIHNFITFGAYDYFLRFVGWVCGDRGMNAVLSVEFHCCNRSNPILQIFYLAILSTTYYFIVTSSFVYIPNYYLGEIHRYTSILAVGFGVVLFLLTSFTDPGTVTAKNVSQYISVYPYDNVIYSDKECSTCKIPKPARSKHCSVCDRCVARFDHHCGWMNNCIGERNTRYFMAFLYWHFFLCLYGAVAIIFILASRLKEMKIIYVLTVYYGVENSFRGLAPHLAQWLVGSYNTQILLMVFLAIVSLLMAAFFGYHTKLCLSNTTTNETYKWQDYISLQRKINEAKASAMALRESISGLSPESKPPESKWKSYFRRSPLRDAGVVSKINIYDKGIVHNLCEVIFPFSTRSSFMRAKEKSS, from the exons ATGCAGTGGGCTTTGGTCTGCCATGGCATAATCACACTGTTAGTAGTAATCTCCTTCTTATGTGGGCAATGGCCAATTTTCCAGGGTACATTTATTGAACACATTCACAATTTCATCACCTTTGGCGCCTATGATTATTTCCT GAGATTTGTGGGATGGGTTTGTGGAGATCGAGGTATGAATGCAGTTCTCTCGGTTGAATTCCACTGTTGCAATCGTTCTAATCCTATATTACAG ATCTTTTACCTTGCAATACTTTCAACAACATACTACTTTATTGTGACATCCTCATTTGTTTACATCCCTAATTACTATTTGGGTGAAATTCATAG GTATACAAGCATACTGGCTGTTGGTTTTGGTGTTGTACTCTTTTTGCTAACTAGCTTTACCGATCCTGGAACTGTGACTGCAAAAAACGTATCCCAGTATATTTCCGTGTATCCGTATGATAATGTCATATATTCGGATAAAGAATGTTCAACTTGCAAAATCCCGAA ACCTGCAAGATCCAAGCACTGCAGTGTGTGTGATCGTTGTGTGGCGCGATTTGATCATCACTGTGGATGGATG AATAACTGTATTGGAGAAAGAAACACTAGGTACTTCATGGCGTTTCTTTATTG GCACTTCTTTCTTTGTTTATATGGAGCTGTtgcgattatttttattctcgcTAGTCGGTTGAAGGAAATGAAGATAATATATGTTTTGACAG TCTACTATGGTGTAGAAAATTCATTCCGTGGGTTAGCTCCACACCTTGCACAG TGGCTGGTGGGCTCCTATAACACTCAAATACTTCTGATGGTATTTCTTGCAATTGTCTCTTTGCTAATGGCTGCTTTCTTCGGCTACCACACAAAACTGTGTCTTTCAAATACCACTACAAATGAG ACATACAAGTGGCAAGATTATATAAGCCTGCAGAGGAAGATAAATGAAGCAAAAGCCAGTGCAATGGCCCTGAGGGAAAGTATTAGTGGACTTAGCCCTGAAAGCAAGCCTCCGGAGAGCAAATGGAAATCCTATTTCAGAAGGTCACCTTTGAGAGATGCAGGGGTGGTGTCAAAGATAAATATTTACGACAAAGGAATTGTTCATAATCTTTGTGAGGTTATCTTCCCCTTTTCAACAAGATCCTCCTTCATGCGAGCTAAAGAAAAGTCTAGTTAG